In one window of Halopiger aswanensis DNA:
- a CDS encoding pectate lyase produces MTQHRRAFLRTIGAGSLGIAAGTAISNTAAAATVITMEGGGADIWSTEDAFHYYYQSLTGDFDVVVHSLGVENTDPWAKAGLMVRNSLTADAANAMVRHRPNGEASVQWRPDAGADSDSMDAIQADWLRLRRSGETIEAYGSPDGENWTDLGQLGADDIALADEVYVGLAVTSHNAGTLATATFKDLEGLSLEAMTNQDIGDVEVAGSVSTEEGVPFASTDEATDVTADGVTLHGTLDDLGGADAADCYFEYREVPRESWQRTDARTLSEPGSFSAEVSGLDTRRYYEFRAAVEAGDGDSAVGSTAQFATPSRSNGSGGDGGPESKSHFDPDDGFATAAEWLDDETPVVTVREPTRRQLQSALHVDGPRLVVFETSGTIDLGARTLEIPNDECYVAGQTAPSPGITLIRGGLYVEGDDCVVQHIRVRPGDADQDVGWEPDALHTGDDTENNVIDHCTATWGIDENLSVGYDTTDTTLSNCLIAEPLDDATHPKGPHGYGTLVGDGAENVAILGSVYAYNVDRNPRLKEGTQTVLVNNLIHHYKDGVWMDPDTNASIEGNVFEQPQSDQPNVFGDGEAFVDDNIPYWDADREMVGDGITELEERPLWPDGIEAMPAAKTRWHNLANVGARPADRTEHDWRLIKDVWTGDGERIDSQEEVGGYPDLPENTHDLRVPESGTRAWLRSWTRRVEAGRSHGAGRSPSKPGRHE; encoded by the coding sequence ATGACACAGCACAGACGCGCGTTTCTGCGCACGATCGGAGCGGGGAGTCTCGGCATCGCCGCGGGCACGGCGATCAGTAACACGGCCGCGGCAGCGACGGTCATCACAATGGAGGGCGGCGGTGCGGACATCTGGAGCACCGAAGACGCCTTCCACTACTACTATCAGTCGCTCACCGGCGACTTCGACGTCGTCGTCCACAGCCTCGGCGTCGAGAACACGGATCCGTGGGCCAAAGCAGGGCTCATGGTCCGGAACTCGTTGACAGCCGACGCGGCCAACGCGATGGTACGGCACCGACCGAACGGCGAAGCGTCGGTCCAGTGGCGACCCGATGCCGGTGCCGATTCCGATAGCATGGACGCGATCCAGGCGGACTGGCTCCGCCTCCGGCGCAGCGGCGAGACGATCGAGGCCTACGGCTCTCCCGACGGCGAAAACTGGACGGACCTCGGACAGCTCGGCGCAGACGACATCGCGCTCGCCGACGAGGTCTACGTCGGGCTGGCGGTCACGAGCCACAACGCCGGCACGCTCGCGACGGCGACGTTCAAGGACCTCGAGGGACTCTCGCTCGAGGCGATGACGAACCAGGATATCGGCGACGTCGAGGTCGCCGGAAGCGTCTCGACCGAGGAGGGCGTTCCCTTCGCCTCGACCGACGAGGCGACCGACGTTACGGCGGACGGCGTCACGCTTCACGGAACGCTCGACGACCTCGGCGGCGCCGACGCCGCCGACTGCTACTTCGAGTACCGCGAGGTTCCCAGAGAGTCCTGGCAGCGAACCGACGCACGGACGCTCTCGGAGCCGGGATCGTTCAGCGCCGAGGTTTCGGGGCTCGACACCCGTCGCTACTACGAATTCCGCGCGGCCGTCGAGGCCGGCGACGGGGATTCGGCCGTCGGCTCGACTGCACAGTTCGCGACGCCGAGCAGGTCGAACGGCTCCGGCGGCGACGGCGGACCGGAGAGCAAGTCGCACTTCGATCCGGACGACGGATTCGCGACCGCCGCCGAGTGGCTCGACGACGAGACGCCAGTCGTCACGGTCCGCGAACCGACGCGGCGTCAACTGCAGTCCGCGCTCCACGTCGACGGCCCTCGTCTCGTCGTCTTCGAGACCAGCGGCACGATCGACCTCGGCGCACGCACGCTCGAGATTCCGAACGACGAGTGTTACGTCGCTGGACAAACCGCGCCGTCGCCGGGGATCACGCTGATCCGCGGCGGGCTCTACGTGGAGGGCGACGACTGCGTCGTCCAGCACATCCGCGTTCGACCGGGCGACGCCGACCAGGACGTCGGCTGGGAACCCGACGCGCTTCACACCGGCGACGACACGGAAAACAACGTTATCGATCACTGCACCGCGACGTGGGGCATCGACGAGAACCTCTCGGTCGGCTACGACACGACGGATACGACCCTCTCGAACTGCCTGATCGCCGAACCGCTCGACGACGCGACCCACCCGAAGGGCCCCCACGGCTACGGGACCCTCGTCGGGGACGGCGCCGAGAACGTCGCCATCTTGGGCAGCGTGTACGCGTACAACGTCGACCGGAATCCGCGGCTGAAGGAGGGAACCCAGACCGTCCTCGTCAACAACCTCATCCACCACTACAAGGACGGCGTCTGGATGGACCCGGACACGAACGCCAGCATCGAAGGCAACGTCTTCGAGCAACCCCAGAGCGACCAGCCCAACGTCTTCGGGGACGGCGAGGCCTTCGTCGACGACAACATCCCGTACTGGGACGCCGACCGCGAGATGGTCGGCGACGGTATCACCGAACTCGAGGAACGGCCTCTCTGGCCCGATGGGATCGAGGCGATGCCGGCCGCGAAGACCCGGTGGCACAACCTCGCGAACGTCGGCGCACGACCCGCCGACCGAACCGAGCACGACTGGCGGCTCATCAAAGACGTCTGGACCGGCGACGGCGAACGGATCGACAGCCAGGAGGAGGTCGGCGGTTATCCGGACCTGCCCGAGAACACGCACGACCTGCGCGTCCCCGAGAGCGGGACCCGCGCGTGGCTCCGCTCGTGGACCCGTCGCGTCGAAGCCGGTCGGTCGCACGGGGCTGGCCGGTCGCCGTCGAAACCCGGTCGTCACGAGTAG
- a CDS encoding ABC transporter permease — translation MPNIGWRIRRIGQSVFTLWAVLTLTFVLVRLLPGNPMGAMIEQLIRQGVNPARARELVSMRLSVDPNKPIPLAYVDYMANMLQGNLGMSMYYSEPVVDIIARALPWTLFVLSWSLFISFFLGVVVGALMAYWEGGKLDVGLTSWAIMMGSIPYYVLALLLLIFCAYRWGIFPTSGRQPTGVPPGFNWAYISGIVHHAALPVLSMLVASGVASLGMRGNSIRVLGEDYLRVARLRGLSDLTISTQYVARNAVLPMYTAFLISIGEMFGGSVVLEQVFSYRGLGWYMLSATYQRDYPLMMGMFTVITIAVVIALLVADLTYSFVDPRAGGQESESY, via the coding sequence ATGCCAAATATAGGTTGGCGAATCCGCCGAATCGGACAATCAGTGTTCACGCTGTGGGCGGTGCTGACACTGACGTTCGTCCTCGTGCGGCTGTTACCCGGCAATCCGATGGGCGCGATGATCGAGCAACTGATCAGACAGGGGGTTAATCCGGCTCGCGCCCGCGAGCTCGTTTCGATGCGGTTGAGCGTCGATCCGAACAAACCGATTCCGCTCGCGTACGTCGACTACATGGCCAACATGCTCCAGGGCAATCTGGGGATGTCGATGTACTACTCGGAGCCGGTCGTCGATATCATCGCGCGGGCGCTCCCCTGGACGCTGTTCGTGTTGAGCTGGTCGCTGTTCATCAGTTTCTTCCTCGGCGTCGTCGTCGGCGCGCTGATGGCCTACTGGGAGGGCGGCAAGCTCGACGTCGGGCTCACGTCGTGGGCGATCATGATGGGATCGATTCCCTACTACGTGCTCGCACTCCTGCTGTTGATCTTCTGTGCCTACCGATGGGGGATCTTCCCGACGAGCGGACGGCAGCCGACCGGCGTCCCGCCCGGGTTCAACTGGGCGTACATCTCGGGCATCGTGCACCACGCTGCGCTCCCGGTCCTGTCAATGTTGGTCGCCTCTGGGGTCGCCTCGCTCGGGATGCGCGGGAACAGCATCCGCGTCCTCGGCGAGGACTACCTCCGGGTCGCGCGGCTGCGCGGGCTCTCCGATCTGACGATCTCGACCCAGTACGTCGCCCGCAACGCCGTGCTTCCGATGTATACGGCGTTCCTGATCAGCATCGGCGAGATGTTCGGCGGCTCCGTGGTCTTAGAGCAGGTGTTCTCCTACCGCGGACTCGGCTGGTACATGCTTTCGGCGACCTACCAGCGCGACTATCCGCTGATGATGGGCATGTTCACCGTCATCACGATCGCCGTCGTCATCGCCCTGTTAGTCGCCGACCTCACGTACTCGTTCGTGGACCCGCGAGCGGGAGGGCAGGAGAGTGAATCGTACTGA
- a CDS encoding ABC transporter permease, with protein MTNESDEPTAPGDGADPFADWEDPDRNADARTDGGNVSSPFEVVSEYEESRGDRLRKLYDTYVYAPIAIIWRDWRARIGFSIVLFYLLMGIVGPYLIDPTQVAEGPALVEPFQNWEYPLGTDNMGRDLLSQTVHSTSTILKMIASGALVTVAVGTLIGGVAGYKGGTTDTVLSSITDVFINLPGFPLVMILAALLPVGENPYMVGVLLSVGAWGGLARAIRSQVLTIRHESYVEAARGMGIPTHRIVFKEIIPQLMPYVVINLTNAARRVIFEAVALYYLAILPFSSSSLNWGVMLNQAYQEGAHYTAGALHWFLVPMATIIGISIGLILLGQSLDRVFNPRVRARHEKTTGEGGEPDADEPNEQNTNVVGGI; from the coding sequence ATGACGAACGAGAGCGACGAGCCGACGGCCCCAGGCGACGGTGCCGACCCGTTCGCCGACTGGGAGGATCCGGACCGGAACGCGGACGCACGGACGGACGGCGGCAACGTGAGTTCCCCGTTCGAAGTCGTCTCGGAGTACGAGGAGTCCCGTGGCGACCGGCTCCGGAAACTGTACGATACCTACGTCTACGCGCCGATCGCCATCATCTGGCGCGACTGGCGGGCGCGGATCGGCTTCTCCATCGTGCTGTTTTACCTCCTGATGGGGATCGTCGGCCCGTACCTGATCGATCCGACGCAGGTGGCGGAGGGGCCGGCGCTGGTCGAACCGTTCCAGAACTGGGAGTACCCCCTCGGGACGGACAACATGGGTCGCGACCTGCTGTCCCAGACGGTTCACTCGACCTCGACGATCCTCAAGATGATCGCGTCGGGTGCGCTGGTTACCGTCGCCGTCGGCACGCTCATCGGCGGAGTCGCCGGGTACAAGGGCGGCACGACCGACACTGTCTTGAGTTCGATCACCGACGTGTTCATCAACCTGCCCGGCTTCCCGCTGGTGATGATCCTGGCTGCGCTGCTGCCCGTCGGCGAGAACCCCTACATGGTCGGCGTCCTGCTGAGCGTCGGCGCGTGGGGCGGCCTCGCGCGGGCGATCCGATCGCAGGTGCTGACGATCCGCCACGAGTCCTACGTCGAGGCGGCCCGCGGCATGGGCATTCCGACCCACCGCATCGTCTTCAAGGAGATCATCCCGCAGCTGATGCCGTACGTGGTGATCAACCTCACCAACGCTGCCCGGCGCGTCATCTTCGAGGCCGTTGCGCTGTACTACCTCGCAATCCTGCCGTTCTCGTCCTCGAGTCTGAACTGGGGGGTCATGCTGAACCAGGCCTACCAGGAGGGCGCCCACTACACGGCGGGCGCGCTCCACTGGTTCCTCGTTCCGATGGCGACGATCATCGGCATCTCGATCGGCCTCATCTTGCTCGGTCAGTCGCTCGACCGCGTCTTCAACCCGCGCGTCCGTGCCCGCCACGAGAAAACGACCGGCGAGGGCGGTGAGCCCGACGCCGACGAACCGAACGAACAGAACACGAACGTCGTTGGTGGAATCTAA
- a CDS encoding ABC transporter ATP-binding protein, translating into MTVSQTSQPDLDRSIETTDPILQVRNASVTFDMNRGQSRVLDDVDIDIERNEVLGIVGESGSGKSMLASALLDAVVDPGLLSGEITYRPPDGDPIDVLDLDKDELKEFRWEEVSMVFQGAMSSFNPVRKIRTHFVETLSAHDYNVEEGMRRTRGILEDLYLDPDRVLESYPHELSGGMKQRALIALSLVLEPEVLVMDEPTAALDLLMQRSIISLLEEIKTQYDLTIVFITHDLPLVADIADRVGVLYAFEFVELGPTDEILEDPAHPYTRLLLKSTPNLAAPIESMRPVEGSAPDPVSVPTGCSFHPRCPIGDSACEADAPGPYDVNDDHHVHCHYWEEAIETISMETEVQSADDRIGMADSSVAARSRSSRTGEPVVSLDDVEVHFETEGGFLDVFSDPDVVKAVDGISFDIYENDVVVLVGESGCGKTTLGKTAIGLQEPTGGSVRYRGHDIWDVKANGSDETSWAEIRRSLQIVHQDPGSALNPNRRVRQSLEEPLKRWNKELDGNDRKQRILSLLEHVGMTPPEDYIERYPHQLSGGEQQRVALIRAMLMNPEVILADEPVSALDVSLRVEMMDLMIKLQDTFDTSYLFVSHDLSNARYITEKTGGRIGVVYLGELVEIGPPEQIIRNPQHPYTKALRWATPELDPEEERAEEAPIRDIDIPDPTNPPSGCRYHTRCPEAREVCRTERPDAYSGSDDELHEVTCFRAVEDHEYWDSEPITDDGDAAE; encoded by the coding sequence ATGACCGTTTCACAAACCTCACAACCCGACCTCGACCGCAGTATCGAGACGACAGACCCGATTCTCCAAGTGCGGAACGCGTCCGTCACGTTCGACATGAACCGCGGCCAGTCGCGGGTCCTCGACGACGTCGACATCGACATCGAACGCAACGAGGTCCTCGGCATCGTCGGCGAGAGCGGTAGCGGCAAGTCGATGCTCGCGTCGGCGCTGCTCGACGCCGTCGTCGATCCGGGGCTGCTCAGCGGCGAGATCACGTACCGTCCACCCGACGGCGACCCGATCGACGTCCTCGACCTCGACAAAGACGAACTCAAGGAGTTCCGCTGGGAGGAAGTGTCGATGGTCTTCCAGGGGGCGATGAGCTCGTTCAACCCCGTTCGGAAGATCCGCACCCACTTCGTCGAGACGCTGAGCGCGCACGATTACAACGTCGAGGAGGGGATGCGACGCACCCGCGGCATCCTCGAGGATCTCTACCTCGATCCCGATCGCGTCCTCGAGAGCTATCCGCACGAACTCTCCGGCGGGATGAAACAGCGCGCGCTGATCGCCCTCTCGCTCGTCCTCGAGCCGGAAGTGCTGGTGATGGACGAGCCGACCGCGGCGCTGGACCTGCTGATGCAGCGCTCTATCATCTCGCTGCTCGAGGAGATCAAGACGCAGTACGATCTGACGATCGTGTTCATTACGCACGACCTGCCGCTGGTCGCGGACATCGCCGACCGGGTCGGCGTCCTGTACGCCTTCGAATTCGTCGAACTCGGGCCGACGGACGAGATTCTCGAGGATCCGGCGCATCCGTACACGCGACTGCTCCTCAAGTCGACGCCGAACCTCGCCGCGCCGATCGAATCGATGCGTCCGGTGGAGGGGAGCGCGCCGGATCCGGTGAGCGTTCCCACGGGCTGTTCGTTCCATCCCCGGTGTCCGATCGGCGACTCGGCGTGCGAGGCCGACGCACCCGGGCCGTACGACGTCAACGACGACCATCACGTCCACTGTCACTACTGGGAGGAGGCCATCGAGACGATTTCGATGGAGACCGAGGTCCAGTCCGCGGACGACCGGATCGGGATGGCGGACTCGAGCGTCGCCGCGCGCTCGCGCTCGTCGCGAACCGGCGAGCCGGTCGTCTCGCTCGACGACGTCGAGGTCCACTTCGAGACGGAAGGCGGCTTCCTCGACGTGTTCTCCGACCCCGATGTCGTCAAGGCCGTCGACGGCATTTCGTTCGACATCTACGAGAACGACGTGGTCGTCCTCGTCGGCGAATCCGGTTGCGGAAAGACGACGCTCGGGAAGACCGCCATCGGGCTCCAGGAGCCGACCGGCGGCAGCGTCCGCTACCGCGGTCACGATATCTGGGACGTGAAGGCAAACGGTAGCGACGAGACCAGCTGGGCGGAGATCCGCCGGTCGCTACAGATCGTCCACCAGGATCCCGGCAGCGCGCTGAACCCCAACCGTCGCGTCCGCCAGTCGCTCGAGGAACCGCTCAAGCGCTGGAACAAGGAACTCGACGGCAACGACCGAAAGCAGCGGATCCTGAGCCTGCTCGAGCACGTCGGGATGACGCCGCCGGAAGATTATATCGAACGCTACCCCCACCAACTGTCGGGTGGCGAGCAACAGCGCGTCGCCCTGATCCGCGCGATGTTGATGAATCCGGAGGTCATCCTCGCGGACGAACCGGTCTCGGCGCTGGACGTCTCCCTGCGCGTCGAGATGATGGACCTGATGATCAAGCTTCAGGACACCTTCGACACCTCGTACCTGTTCGTCTCGCACGACCTCTCGAACGCCCGCTACATCACCGAGAAGACGGGCGGTCGGATCGGCGTCGTCTACCTGGGCGAACTCGTCGAGATCGGGCCGCCGGAACAGATCATCCGCAACCCGCAACACCCCTACACGAAGGCGCTGCGGTGGGCGACGCCGGAACTCGATCCCGAGGAGGAGCGAGCCGAGGAAGCGCCGATCCGCGACATCGACATCCCCGACCCGACGAATCCGCCGAGCGGCTGTCGCTACCACACCCGTTGTCCGGAGGCTCGGGAAGTCTGCCGGACCGAACGACCGGACGCGTACAGCGGGTCCGACGACGAGCTCCACGAGGTGACGTGTTTCCGCGCGGTCGAGGACCACGAGTACTGGGACAGCGAGCCGATCACTGACGACGGAGACGCGGCCGAGTAA
- a CDS encoding ABC transporter substrate-binding protein, producing the protein MPDPTNRYSSARSRRDVLKAGAVGGTALIAGCSGGGNGNTTENGGTGGGGGGDDSRLTYFDPVGDPPGQRHFNPWNPSQTGCWHPGANVFDRLAIHSPATNEAFPIIADSWEMTDDTTLETELSDEWTWHNGDPVVAQDWAMQWEMEIAISTAGDGDNPTPMDEIEVVDDHFLRIHLNTELSEIFAVQNTIGWYHGDIGRGIYTKHDDDQWSQWHEQLLNSEGDELDTVIEEITTSSYPSVEDAIGQGPFQVSEVGDDIILMEKYEDHPRADDINFDEFELWVSGDVGERVQPYANGIVDAVPGGYPVPENQRNQLPDTHSLYREARTANSLICFNCGHEVEGYDSAVSNANVRKAIAHIYDKQQTEGLLQGVKKLFDGPPCRIPGPTIEEGSHPSTEWIQDFPRYGQNDTERAAELLRQEGYEQDSGEWLTPDGERFEINILNPAEQEHLQVLIQNLQDFGIAVEAENVDDATMNERRQNGEYDIIPDGSSANGVFAMWSPGLIVDWISQLTNYEPEAEIPMPVGDPEGSSGTKTINIADHVQQWMTTDDEEYHKELTWWWNQTLPEYEALYEPDAAALNTAHFEFDGVPDTIVDGVDDALYIAPKLEEGTLRYKE; encoded by the coding sequence ATGCCAGATCCTACCAATCGGTATAGCAGCGCACGGAGTCGGCGAGACGTCCTCAAGGCTGGTGCGGTCGGTGGCACTGCACTAATCGCGGGCTGTAGTGGCGGTGGCAACGGAAACACCACTGAAAACGGCGGTACCGGCGGCGGTGGTGGCGGCGACGATTCGCGACTCACCTACTTCGATCCGGTCGGCGATCCGCCGGGGCAGCGCCACTTCAACCCGTGGAACCCCTCACAGACCGGCTGCTGGCATCCGGGCGCGAACGTCTTCGACCGGCTCGCGATCCACTCGCCGGCGACCAACGAGGCGTTCCCCATCATCGCCGATAGCTGGGAGATGACCGACGACACGACGCTCGAGACGGAACTGAGCGACGAGTGGACGTGGCACAACGGCGATCCGGTCGTCGCACAGGACTGGGCGATGCAGTGGGAGATGGAGATCGCCATCTCGACGGCCGGCGACGGCGACAACCCGACGCCGATGGACGAAATCGAGGTCGTCGACGATCACTTCCTGCGGATCCACCTGAACACGGAATTGTCGGAAATCTTCGCCGTTCAGAACACGATCGGCTGGTACCACGGCGACATCGGTCGCGGCATTTACACTAAGCACGACGACGATCAGTGGAGCCAGTGGCACGAGCAACTGCTGAACTCGGAGGGCGACGAACTGGACACGGTCATTGAGGAGATCACGACCTCGAGCTATCCCAGCGTCGAGGACGCGATCGGGCAGGGGCCGTTCCAGGTCTCGGAGGTCGGGGACGATATCATTCTCATGGAGAAGTACGAGGATCACCCCCGGGCTGACGACATCAACTTCGACGAGTTCGAGCTGTGGGTGTCCGGCGACGTCGGCGAGCGCGTCCAACCGTACGCCAACGGTATCGTCGACGCCGTTCCGGGTGGGTATCCGGTTCCGGAGAATCAACGGAACCAGCTTCCCGACACCCACTCCCTGTACCGGGAGGCGCGGACCGCAAACTCCCTGATTTGCTTCAATTGTGGCCACGAGGTGGAGGGCTACGATTCCGCGGTCTCGAACGCGAACGTTCGAAAGGCGATCGCCCACATTTACGACAAGCAACAGACCGAAGGCCTCCTACAGGGCGTCAAGAAACTGTTCGACGGCCCGCCGTGTCGGATTCCGGGGCCGACGATCGAGGAGGGAAGCCACCCCTCCACGGAGTGGATCCAGGACTTCCCCCGGTACGGCCAGAACGACACCGAGCGCGCGGCGGAACTGCTCCGCCAGGAAGGGTACGAGCAGGACAGCGGCGAGTGGCTGACCCCCGACGGCGAACGCTTCGAGATCAACATCCTGAATCCGGCCGAGCAGGAGCACCTGCAGGTCCTCATCCAGAACCTGCAGGACTTCGGGATCGCGGTCGAAGCCGAGAACGTCGACGACGCGACGATGAACGAGCGGCGACAGAACGGCGAGTACGACATCATCCCCGACGGCTCCTCGGCCAACGGCGTCTTCGCCATGTGGTCGCCCGGCCTGATCGTCGACTGGATCTCCCAGCTTACCAACTACGAACCCGAGGCCGAGATCCCGATGCCCGTCGGCGATCCCGAGGGTTCCAGCGGGACGAAGACGATCAACATCGCCGACCACGTCCAGCAGTGGATGACCACCGACGACGAAGAGTACCACAAGGAGCTGACGTGGTGGTGGAACCAGACGCTGCCCGAGTACGAGGCGCTGTACGAACCCGACGCCGCCGCGCTCAACACGGCGCACTTCGAGTTCGACGGCGTGCCGGACACGATCGTCGACGGCGTCGACGACGCGCTGTACATCGCGCCCAAGCTCGAGGAGGGAACGCTGCGATACAAGGAGTAA
- a CDS encoding SDR family NAD(P)-dependent oxidoreductase, with product MSETLADTVAVITGGGAGIGEATCLRLAEAGASIAAVDWDGDAAEATAADVTERTGQAAIGIETDVADESAVEEMAETVVGRFDRVDVLVNNAGIRVDPGPVTEADAESWDRILGVNLEGAAFCAKHLIPYMDGGAIVNVASNGAEVARPDWSQYDATKGALVSMTKDMACDHAPDGIRVNAVSPGWVITDYHLPDDEDEAEAFFDEKTAPHADGPGILKRAAAPREVADAIRFLASDEASFITGTNLEVDGGLAAVGKGLEWDSLS from the coding sequence ATGTCAGAGACACTGGCAGATACGGTCGCCGTCATCACTGGCGGCGGTGCGGGAATCGGCGAAGCAACCTGTCTCCGACTCGCCGAAGCGGGCGCGTCGATCGCCGCTGTCGACTGGGACGGCGATGCGGCCGAGGCGACCGCCGCGGACGTAACGGAGCGGACCGGCCAGGCGGCGATCGGCATCGAAACCGACGTCGCCGACGAATCCGCCGTCGAGGAAATGGCAGAAACCGTCGTCGGCCGCTTCGATAGGGTCGACGTACTGGTCAACAACGCCGGCATTCGCGTCGATCCCGGGCCCGTCACCGAGGCCGACGCGGAAAGCTGGGATCGGATCCTCGGCGTGAACCTCGAGGGCGCGGCCTTCTGTGCGAAACACCTGATTCCGTACATGGACGGCGGCGCGATCGTTAACGTGGCTTCGAACGGGGCCGAGGTCGCGCGGCCCGACTGGTCCCAGTACGATGCCACGAAAGGTGCGCTCGTCTCGATGACGAAAGACATGGCCTGTGACCACGCACCCGATGGAATCCGCGTCAACGCCGTCTCGCCCGGCTGGGTCATCACCGACTACCACCTGCCGGACGACGAAGACGAGGCGGAAGCGTTCTTCGACGAGAAGACAGCGCCCCACGCCGACGGCCCAGGGATCCTGAAACGCGCCGCAGCGCCGCGAGAAGTCGCCGACGCCATTCGGTTTCTAGCGTCGGACGAGGCCTCGTTTATCACCGGCACGAACCTCGAGGTCGACGGCGGACTCGCGGCCGTCGGCAAGGGTCTCGAGTGGGACTCGCTGTCCTGA
- a CDS encoding NAD-dependent epimerase/dehydratase family protein, translating to MDVLVTGAYGRCGTAIIDHLHDREEYNFTYYNRSDRPDDHPYGGYDTVVGDISDYETLRDACEGQDAIVHLAAFPSTDGDWHDVFEPNVIGMYNVLEAAREAEVESIIFGSTNHVMGMYEEEFAPEIYEPDFDLVLDHTDPVRPDSYYGASKSFGEDLGRYYVEDYEYPTQFYALRICTVNSSEYDHPYGDAEQGVDEGNWERGSDEYERWVARMKAMWQSRRDFAHQIDCCLQDDDVSFDIFHGVSDNRRRWFDLEHARARIGYDPQDDGEEWDAPPE from the coding sequence ATGGACGTCCTTGTGACCGGCGCGTACGGTCGCTGCGGCACGGCGATCATCGACCACTTGCACGACCGCGAGGAGTACAACTTCACCTACTACAACCGTTCGGACCGTCCCGACGATCATCCCTACGGCGGCTACGACACCGTCGTCGGCGATATCAGCGACTACGAGACGCTTCGGGACGCCTGCGAGGGACAGGACGCGATCGTCCACCTCGCCGCGTTCCCCAGCACGGACGGCGACTGGCACGACGTCTTCGAGCCCAACGTTATCGGCATGTACAACGTCCTCGAGGCCGCACGCGAGGCGGAAGTCGAGTCGATCATTTTCGGCTCGACCAACCACGTGATGGGGATGTACGAGGAGGAGTTCGCCCCCGAGATCTACGAGCCCGACTTCGACCTCGTGCTCGATCACACCGATCCGGTGCGGCCCGACTCCTACTACGGCGCCTCGAAGAGCTTCGGCGAGGACCTCGGCCGGTACTACGTCGAGGACTACGAGTACCCGACGCAGTTCTATGCGCTCCGGATCTGTACGGTCAACTCGAGCGAGTACGACCACCCCTACGGGGACGCCGAGCAGGGCGTCGACGAGGGCAACTGGGAGCGCGGCAGCGACGAGTACGAGCGCTGGGTCGCACGGATGAAGGCGATGTGGCAGTCGCGTCGGGACTTCGCCCACCAGATCGACTGCTGTCTGCAGGACGACGACGTATCGTTCGACATCTTCCACGGGGTCAGCGATAACCGGCGGCGGTGGTTCGACCTCGAGCACGCCCGAGCACGGATCGGCTACGACCCGCAGGACGACGGCGAGGAGTGGGACGCGCCGCCGGAGTGA